In one Lycium barbarum isolate Lr01 chromosome 7, ASM1917538v2, whole genome shotgun sequence genomic region, the following are encoded:
- the LOC132604141 gene encoding uncharacterized protein LOC132604141, whose amino-acid sequence MSKSGICQCTLYFTIGAKVKGADNLWDCEVKFKDSTESKKASALVFSTFEEAQKQYDMFCAINSKWVPKTYGVKKDPKTGQGLVLVERIFPFDTWLYNTDKNNMWNIIDGVCIGVGTEFKKKFNQIILGVEAIHKYGSRHGNLSKGVYLGVDQNVRLGNFFHPHANSESLKKDLLEFKELVTIATSKHPPPRVSSEDVPKEVPEVQQFYNLFDHFTSKGNFREGYASWLYRAPLLWGSCKKAAFFNWLNRAFEINPNLVKEHFNQYISHYFPEGWEYRISANTPLLQTWEHQVPSLSDPSIKEPNWWYMYSYGIVVLIRNFYHHCPPDVKPINHVEYDFPEVLGVVYYEFATGPYKNQVLVPGDNAVPAKKVIEYIFEEPWFYGVEFN is encoded by the exons ATGTCTAAATCTGGTATTTGCCAATGCACCTTATATTTTACAATTGGAGCTAAAGTTAAAGGCGCAGATAACCTTTGGGACTGTGAGGTGAAATTTAAGGATTCAACTGAGTCTAAGAAGGCTAGTGCACTAGTGTTCTCCACGTTTGAAGAAGCTCAAAAGCAATATGATATGTTTTGTGCCATCAACTCAAAATGGGTCCCCAAAACGTATGGTGTTAAAAAAGATCCAAAAACTGGGCAAGGGCTGGTTCTCGTGGAAAGGATATTTCCATTTGATACTTGGTTGTATAATACGGACAAAAATAATATGTGGAATATTATTGATGGTGTATGTATTGGAGTTGGTACTGAGTTCAAGAAAAAATTTAA TCAAATAATTTTGGGGGTGGAAGCAATCCACAAATATGGATCTCGCCATGGAAATTTGTCGAAGGGAGTTTATCTTGGAGTAGATCAGAATGTACGCTTGGGCAACTTTTTCCACCCGCATG CTAATAGTGAGAGTCTTAAAAAAGACCTTCTAGAATTTAAAGAGTTAGTTACTATTGCTACTTCGAAACATCCACCGCCCAGAGTAAGCTCAGAAGATGTACCTAAAGAAGTACCTGAAGTTCAGCAATTTTATAACTTGTTCGATCACTTTACTTCGAAAGGAAATTTTCG AGAGGGTTACGCATCTTGGTTATATCGAGCACCCCTACTTTGGGGCTCTTGTAAGAAGGCTGCCTTTTTTAACTGGCTTAATCGGGCTTTTGAGATTAACCCTAATTTGGTCAAGGAACACTTTAACCAATACATATCACACTACTTTCCTGAGGGTTGGGAGTACAGAATTTCAGCAAATACTCCCTTACTACAAACTTGGGAACATCAGGTCCCTTCCCTTAGTGATCCCAGTATAAAAGAGCCAAATTGGTGGTATATGTACTCATATGGAATAGTCGTATTGATTAGGAATTTTTACCATCACTGCCCTCCTGATGTCAAGCCGATCAATCACGTTGAGTATGATTTTCCTGAAGTTTTGGGTGTCGTTTACTATGAATTTGCAACCGGACCTTATAAGAATCAGGTATTGGTGCCTGGGGACAATGCCGTACCAGCGAAGAA GGTCATCGAATATATCTTTGAAGAACCTTGGTTTTATGGC GTGGAGTTTAATTAG
- the LOC132604142 gene encoding uncharacterized protein LOC132604142 isoform X1 — protein sequence MLYYVRNKYLEQKMSTNEDIAARKAQEIKEQRRADRNLRRRTRYALMSPERKQSFLSQLRAKRAELKKQRLSYHSTNTLSSTEVATQTQRQPGLIIVDSLLTSEEGNASRTTNVPNTVDKENNMISCLSVVEVGSASGSGPSCINATNLPTPAATANRPNTVDKENNMISCVSVFEVVVAILGSTSGSDPSSINATNLPTPTATANRDLLQDAKQHPSNSYFPLKDVEDNQLGIFDRPLPCFGCRIGWFSYEKRHSNIPAPCYYWTVPLSKVLPAGSLAVCHQVAAGRQSDIEMSAMLKEQLIRSSL from the exons ATGTTATACTATGTGCGTAACAAATATTTGGAACAAAAAATGTCCACAAACGAAGATATTGCGGCGCGTAAAGCTCAAGAGATTAAGGAACAACGACGAGCTGATAGAAATTTGAGACGCCGCACCAGATATGCACTAATGTCACCTGAGAGAAAACAATCCTTTTTGTCACAATTGCGAGCTAAAAGAGCTGAATTAAAAAAGCAAAGACTTAGTTATCATTCAACTAATACATTATCCTCGACGGAAGTTGCTACCCAAACTCAAAGACAGCCTGGTCTTATAATTGTTGATTCTTTGTTAACTTCTGAAGAAG GTAATGCTTCTCGAACTACAAATGTGCCAAATACTGTCGATAAAGAGAATAATATGATTAGTTGCCTCTCCGTCGTTGAAGTTG GATCAGCATCAGGTAGCGGTCCGTCTTGCATTAATGCAACAAATTTACCAACTCCAGCAGCTACTGCAAATAGACCAAATACTGTCGATAAAGAGAATAATATGATTAGTTGCGTCTCCGTCTTTGAAGTTG TTGTTGCAATATTAGGATCAACATCAGGTAGCGATCCGTCCAGCATTAATGCAACAAATTTACCAACCCCAACGGCTACTGCAAATAGAG ATCTCCTGCAAGATGCCAAACAACATCCCAGTAACAGCTATTTTCCCCTGAAAGATGTGGAAGACAATCAGTTGGGAATCTTTGACAGACCTCTTCCTTGCTTTGGTTGTCGAATAGGATGGTTTTC ATATGAGAAGAGGCATTCAAATATTCCAGCTCCATGTTATTATTGGACAGT GCCTTTATCCAAGGTGCTTCCAGCCGGTTCTCTTGCAG TCTGCCATCAGGTAGCTGCCGGAAGACAATCGGACATTGAAATGTCGGCCATGCTAAAGGAACAGTTGATAAGGTCTTCTCTTTGA
- the LOC132604142 gene encoding uncharacterized protein LOC132604142 isoform X2, translating to MLYYVRNKYLEQKMSTNEDIAARKAQEIKEQRRADRNLRRRTRYALMSPERKQSFLSQLRAKRAELKKQRLSYHSTNTLSSTEVATQTQRQPGLIIVDSLLTSEEGNASRTTNVPNTVDKENNMISCLSVVEVGSASGSGPSCINATNLPTPAATANRPNTVDKENNMISCVSVFEVVVAILGSTSGSDPSSINATNLPTPTATANRDLLQDAKQHPSNSYFPLKDVEDNQLGIFDRPLPCFGCRIGWFSPLSKVLPAGSLAVCHQVAAGRQSDIEMSAMLKEQLIRSSL from the exons ATGTTATACTATGTGCGTAACAAATATTTGGAACAAAAAATGTCCACAAACGAAGATATTGCGGCGCGTAAAGCTCAAGAGATTAAGGAACAACGACGAGCTGATAGAAATTTGAGACGCCGCACCAGATATGCACTAATGTCACCTGAGAGAAAACAATCCTTTTTGTCACAATTGCGAGCTAAAAGAGCTGAATTAAAAAAGCAAAGACTTAGTTATCATTCAACTAATACATTATCCTCGACGGAAGTTGCTACCCAAACTCAAAGACAGCCTGGTCTTATAATTGTTGATTCTTTGTTAACTTCTGAAGAAG GTAATGCTTCTCGAACTACAAATGTGCCAAATACTGTCGATAAAGAGAATAATATGATTAGTTGCCTCTCCGTCGTTGAAGTTG GATCAGCATCAGGTAGCGGTCCGTCTTGCATTAATGCAACAAATTTACCAACTCCAGCAGCTACTGCAAATAGACCAAATACTGTCGATAAAGAGAATAATATGATTAGTTGCGTCTCCGTCTTTGAAGTTG TTGTTGCAATATTAGGATCAACATCAGGTAGCGATCCGTCCAGCATTAATGCAACAAATTTACCAACCCCAACGGCTACTGCAAATAGAG ATCTCCTGCAAGATGCCAAACAACATCCCAGTAACAGCTATTTTCCCCTGAAAGATGTGGAAGACAATCAGTTGGGAATCTTTGACAGACCTCTTCCTTGCTTTGGTTGTCGAATAGGATGGTTTTC GCCTTTATCCAAGGTGCTTCCAGCCGGTTCTCTTGCAG TCTGCCATCAGGTAGCTGCCGGAAGACAATCGGACATTGAAATGTCGGCCATGCTAAAGGAACAGTTGATAAGGTCTTCTCTTTGA